Proteins co-encoded in one Podospora pseudoanserina strain CBS 124.78 chromosome 7 map unlocalized CBS124.78p_7, whole genome shotgun sequence genomic window:
- a CDS encoding uncharacterized protein (COG:I; EggNog:ENOG503NW5K), whose amino-acid sequence MYRSIRTAGHGLKWTAPRWVRECRRGIVTDADVTQSRDYCLNQLKHSDYETYLIRQFVPRSANDAYHALRTLNLELARLPETVSNPTIGRLRIQFWRDTIERVFAGSPPREPIAILLHSAIAQLKSRAGDGSANSLKFWLLRFLKTRERHMENRPFVSLAALEDYSENTYATLMYMTLAFMPMRSVHMDHLASHIGKACGIVATLRGIPVLAAPSTPIQGPSGANLGSTRSPALLLPLDVMADAGLKEEDVFRMGPNAEGLQDAVFHVATRANDHLITAREMLKNLRLGKGPDHDYEHEGEAEHVYSSAAHNVETAGSDVKRGFGVLLEAVAAGDYLKRLENANFDPFKVKKSWKLPWSLWQALRHEQI is encoded by the exons ATGTATCGGTCGATTCGAACTGCTGGCCATGGCCTGAAGTGGACGGCCCCCCGATGGGTTCGAGAATGCCGTCGCGGCATTGTCACAGATGCCGATGTGACTCAGTCCCGCGACTACTGTCTAAACCAGCTCAA ACATAGCGATTATGAGACCTACTTGATACGGCAGTTTGTTCCGCGGTCAGCAAACGATGCATACCATGCGCTCCGGACACTCAATCTCGAGCTTGCTCGGCTTCCCGAAACcgtctccaaccccaccatcggCCGACTGCGCATCCAGTTCTGGCGTGACACAATCGAGAGGGTCTTTGCTGGAAGCCCGCCTCGAGAACCTATCGCCATCTTGTTGCACAGTGCTATTGCGCAATTGAAGTCCAGGGCTGGGGATGGAAGTGCCAACTCTCTCAAATTCTGGCTGCTGAGGTTTCTCAAAACAAGGGAACGGCACATGGAGAACAGGCCCTTCGTCAGTTTGGCCGCTCTGGAGGACTATTCCGAGAACACCTACGCGACCTTGATGTACATGACGCTGGCTTTCATGCCCATGCGGTCTGTCCACATGGATCACCTCGCCAGCCATATTGGCAAAGCTTGCGGCATTGTCGCGACACTACGGGGAATTCCAGTGCTCGCGGCACCTTCAACGCCCATCCAGGGGCCCTCAGGGGCCAATCTCGGGAGCACCCGAAGCCCGGCGCTTCTGCTTCCCCTGGATGTCATGGCGGATGCGGGCTTgaaagaggaagatgtcTTTCGAATGGGTCCTAACGCTGAGGGACTTCAGGATGCTGTTTTCCACGTCGCCACGCGTGCCAATGATCATCTTATTACAGCCCGGGAGATGCTCAAGAACCTGAGGTTGGGAAAAGGGCCTGATCACGACTATGAACACGAAGGTGAAGCCGAACATGTGTATTCATCTGCTGCACACAACGTCGAGACTGCTGGTTCCGATGTCAAGCGTGGGTTTGGTGTGTTGCTGGAGGCTGTTGCAGCCGGGGATTATCTGAAGCGTTTGGAGAACGCCAACTTTGACCCCTTCAAGGTAAAGAAAAGTTGGAAGCTTCCCTGGTCGTTATGGCAGGCGCTTAGGCATGAGCAAATTTGA
- the LSM3 gene encoding U4/U6-U5 snRNP complex subunit lsm3 (EggNog:ENOG503P542; COG:A) produces the protein MADVAEEAPSVSEPLDLVRLLLDEVVFVKLRGDRELKGRLHAYDSHCNLVLGDVEETIYVVEDEENDEEVKTISRKSEMLFVRGDSVVLISPQSRIH, from the exons ATGGCCGATGTTGCAGAGGAGGCGCCTTCCGTTTCGGAGCCCCTCGATCTCGTCCGCCTGCTGCTCGACGAGGTTGTGTTTGTGAAGCTGAGGGGAGACCGTGAGCTCAAGGGTCGGCTCCAC GCTTACGACAGCCATTGTAACCTCGTcttgggggatgtggaggagacgaTATACGTGgttgaagacgaggagaaCGACGAAGAAGTCAAG ACTATCAGCCGGAAATCCGAGATGCTTTTTGTCAGAG GTGATAGCGTTGTGCTCATCTCCCCTCAGTCACGGATTCACTGA
- the LDB19 gene encoding Endocytosis regulator (EggNog:ENOG503NVE5; COG:S), with amino-acid sequence MPHRVANFFRSSTHSLEHQVSNFTKKSSSGSRRRASPPGSGRSTGSELVAYTSEEELDDSHAPPYVPRLKMGDSRTSSFTSDSHKEKDHGHHHRLSFPGMHFGRSNKESHVHTPASLDWKLESPPIVMYGNAENSTGALLSGQLFLHIKDEALEIESFTATLTIRVSQKKPFTNHCAECTSQYTEIKKWSMLEHPLVMMRGQHSFPFSVLMEGHLPASMETPLVSISYEFKAEAIPRSNGITPVPPIRLEKVLDVKRSLPASEIPHHSVRVFPPTNIKASAHYPHVIHPIGSYTLALRLDGISKLNPKVNTIEYWKLKKLTWRLEETIKTVAPACGRHSPRLGDREEGAQPKKGIVRSDTRIIGEKTLFSGWKSDYTSANDAKVELELEYSLGKHARSACDTKSQDGTEVSHQLMVEMVVSQEWAPVNKPSLVTHTGVGRILRMHFGTILTERGGIGISWDNEAPPIYQDVPPSPPAYSQETNLHSDASIAEMIEPLDSALIAGPVHRLVVEEEGGSSRGHRRASSEGR; translated from the exons ATGCCACACCGAGTAGCCAACTTCTTCCGGTCGTCGACCCATTCCCTGGAGCACCAAGTTTCAAATTTCACCAAAAAGTCATCCTCGGGTTCCCGGAGACGGGCCTCCCCACCCGGCAGCGGAAGAAGTACGGGCTCAGAGTTAGTGGCCTATACATCTGAAGAGGAGCTTGACGATTCCCATGCTCCGCCCTACGTTCCACGCTTGAAGATGGGCGACTCCCGGACCAGCAGTTTTACCTCGGATTCACACAAAGAAAAGGATCAtgggcaccaccaccgcctctcGTTCCCCGGCATGCATTTTGGGCGGTCCAACAAGGAGAGCCATGTACACACCCCCGCCTCGCTGGACTGGAAGCTCGAGTCTCCGCCCATCGTCATGTACGGGAATGCCGAGAACAGCACCGGCGCTCTGCTATCCGGGCAGCTCTTTCTCCACATCAAGGATGAGGCCCTGGAAATCGAATCGTTTACAGCGACGCTCACTATCCGGGTATCGCAAAAGAAGCCTTTTACCAACCACTGTGCCGAGTGCACCAGTCAGTATACCGAGATCAAAAAGTGGTCTATGCTCGAGCACcccttggtgatgatgagag GCCAGCATTCGTTCCCATTCTCTGTGCTCATGGAGGGCCATTTACCTGCCAGCATGGAAACTCCTCTCGTCTCGATCTCATACGAGTTCAAAGCCGAAGCCATTCCCAGGAGCAACGGCATCACCCCGGTACCGCCCATCAGGCTCGAAAAGGTGCTCGATGTCAAACGCAGTCTCCCAGCATCCGAGATACCACATCACTCCGTCCGAGTgttcccccccaccaacatcaaGGCCAGTGCGCACTACCCTCACGTCATACACCCGATTGGAAGCTACACTTTGGCACTTCGACTGGATGGAATCTCTAAGCTCAATCCGAAGGTGAACACGATAGAATACTGGAAACTCAAGAAGCTCACGTGGCGACTGGAGGAAACGATCAAGACGGTAGCACCGGCATGCGGTCGGCACAGTCCCAGATTGGGAgatagggaggagggtgcgCAGCCCAAGAAAGGCATCGTTCGTAGCGACACGCGGATCATTGGTGAAAAGACGCTGTTCTCGGGCTGGAAAAGTGACTATACCAGCGCCAATGACGCCAAGGTGGAGCTCGAGCTGGAGTACAGCCTAGGGAAGCACGCCAGGTCTGCCTGTGATACCAAGAGCCAGGATGGGACCGAGGTGAGTCACCAGctgatggtggagatggtggtctCTCAGGAATGGGCGCCAGTGAACAAGCCCTCTTTGGTCACTCACACCGGGGTTGGACGCATCCTGCGCATGCATTTCGGCACCATTTTGACGGAGCGCGGGGGCATTGGGATCAGCTGGGATAACGAAGCCCCGCCTATTTATCAAGATGTGCCCCCCAGCCCGCCGGCCTATTCTCAAGAAACCAATCTGCACAGCGACGCGTCAATTGCCGAGATGATTGAGCCACTGGATAGCGCTCTGATAGCGGGCCCGGTGCacaggttggtggtggaagaggaaggaggaagcTCTCGCGGTCATCGGAGGGCAAGTTCTGAAGGGAGGTGA
- a CDS encoding uncharacterized protein (EggNog:ENOG503NUYB; COG:J), protein MNSKSAKQLPHEKRKGEAALSDFAEYVEQQQALRFPLSRAPATSSAAHHSATAKSAQADADHEHHDELDDILDSLDLSDPAPRVRLREFLLSPESSTDALEGLSEIIQKRLLEGHGETVFDVGVEDNGDSMKLTRDEWDTAYKRVIDAAKKLGAECQLLLTKNVGGELDGAPTKDKDCSGKVMVRQAPSTVEEVIETRIAVVGNVDAGKSSMLGVLVKGDLDDGRGKARVNLFRHKHEIETGRTSSVGMEIMGFDTKGEVVVSDTPGRKLSWEEIGKRSAKVITFSDLAGHERYLRTTVFGLLSSSPNYCLLMVAANNGLIGMSKEHLGIALALNVPVMVVITKIDICPPQILEQTVNQITRILKSPGARKIPIFIKNREECINTATQFVSQRICPIFQVSNVTGENLDLVRSFLNILPHHGRYDAEAPFEFHVNDTFSVPHVGTVVSGIVKSGVIHAGDDVQIGPDSLGRFTQTSIRSIERKRIGVPMASAGQSASFALRRIRRKDVRKGMVVLAKLDGAPPKVYREFVAEVLILSHATTIKTKYQAMLHVGPVSQTCAIIDVDRPFIRTGDRATVAFRFVQRPEYLAPGDRLLFREGRTKGLGIVKSVGYDPSQPLMAKQGDESTAPLPQTATEESKGAKVMADA, encoded by the exons ATGAACAGCAAATCTGCAAAACAGTTGCCGCACGAGAAGCggaaaggagaagcagcCCTCAGCGACTTCGCCGAGTATGTCGAACAGCAACAAGCGCTACGTTTTCCGCTTTCCAGAGCACCCGCCACCAGCAGTGCTGCCCACCATTCTGCCACAGCCAAGAGTGCCCAGGCCGACGCCGACCATGAGCACCATGACGAGCTCGATGACATTCTCGACAGCCTCGACCTTTCTGACCCAGCGCCGCGCGTGAGGTTACGAGAGTTTCTACTGTCTCCGGAAAGCAGCACGGACGCCCTGGAGGGGCTCTCTGAGATCATACAGAAACGGTTACTGGAGGGCCATGGCGAGACCGTGTTTGATGTGGGCGTGGAGGACAATGGCGACAGCATGAAGCTTACACGAGATGAATGGGACACGGCATACAAACGCGTCATCGACGCCGCAAAGAAGCTCGGGGCAGAGTGTCAGCTCTTGTTGACCAAGAACGTGGGCGGGGAGCTGGATGGAGCTCCCACCAAAGACAAGGATTGCAGCGGCAAAGTGATGGTTCGACAGGCTCCTTCCaccgtcgaggaggtcatCGAGACCAGGATAGCAGTGGTGGGAAATGTTGACGCCGGGAAAAGCTCCATGCTGGGCGTGCTGGTCAAAGGCGACCTTGACGATGGAAGGGGCAAGGCGCGAGTCAACCTGTTCCGGCACAAGCACGAAATCGAGACAGGGCGGACATCGTCTGTCGGCATGGAAATTATGGGGTTCGATACCAAGGGCGAAGTTGTAGTGTCCGACACGCCAGGCCGCAAGCTATcgtgggaggagattggaAAACGCAGCGCCAAAGTAATCACTTTTAGCGATCTGGCTGGTCATGAACGTTATCTTCGCACCACGGTCTTTGGACTGTTGTCTAGCAGCCCAAACTACTGCCTACTGATGGTGGCAGCGAACAATGGGCTGATCGGCATGAGCAAAGAACATCTTGGCATTGCCCTTGCCCTCAACGTGCCCGTGATGGttgtcatcaccaagataGACATCTGTCCGCCACAGATTCTGGAACAGACGGTCAACCAGATCACAAGGATACTAAAGAGCCCGGGGGCCCGGAAAATACCAATATTCATCAAGAACCGCGAAGAGTGCATCAACACGGCCACCCAGTTTGTGAGCCAGCGTATCTGCCCTATCTTCCAGGTTTCTAATGTGACGGGTGAGAACCTCGACCTGGTCCGATCCTTTCTCAACATTCTGCCACACCACGGCCGCTACGACGCCGAGGCTCCATTCGAGTTCCACGTCAATGACACCTTCAGTGTGCCGCACGTCGGAACGGTAGTAAGTGGCATCGTGAAGTCCGGCGTCATCCACGCAGGCGACGATGTACAAATAGGGCCGGACTCCCTGGGTCGGTTTACCCAGACATCTATCCGTTCGATCGAGAGGAAAAGAATTGGTGTTCCCATGGCATCCGCCGGCCAGTCCGCCTCATTTGCCCTTCGTAGAATACGACGCAAGGATGTGCGGAAAGGGATGGTTGTTCTCGCCAAGTTGGACGGCGCCCCCCCAAAAGTCTATCGCGAGTTTGTTGCTGAAG TCCTCATCCTGTCACACGCCACGACGATCAAAACCAAGTACCAGGCCATGTTGCATGTCGGACCTGTTTCGCAAACTTGTGCCATCATTGACGTTGATCGCCCCTTTATACGAACTGGTGACCGAGCTACAGTCGCGTTTCGCTTTGTGCAACGGCCCGAGTATCTTGCGCCGGGAGATCGGTTACTTTTCCGCGAGGGCAGAACAAAAGGTCTGGGGATCGTCAAGAGTGTTGGGTATGATCCGTCTCAGCCTTTGATGGCCAAACAGGGAGACGAGAGTACTGCCCCCCTTCCACAAACAGCAACAGAGGAGAGTAAAGGAGCTAAGGTGATGGCCGACGCATGA
- the GPI12 gene encoding N-acetylglucosaminyl-phosphatidylinositol de-N-acetylase (COG:M; EggNog:ENOG503NYTI): protein MELLTIFAVLAVVLPSLYIYTASVVSTRFPKLENKSICLLIAHPDDEAMFFAPTVLALTRPEIGNHVKILCLSSGDADGLGETRKKELAKSGVVLGLRSTSDVFVVEKPEFRDSMTTTWDAGKISDLLVSAFAPQLNKSKGASSPPTASIDVLITFDAGGVSSHPNHISLYHGAKEFVGALVAGKGGWASPVDLYTLTTVPIARKYSAFLDVLPTLLSWAIGAGKRDKKHPGGLVFLNGLAGHGSFTTAWKAMTTAHKSQMVWFRYGWITLSRYMYINDLRLEKIKRK, encoded by the exons ATGGAGTTGCTCACCATCTTCGCCGTATTGGCTGTCGTGCTCCCGTCACTTTACATATACACCGCCTCTGTGGTCTCGACGCGGTTTCCAAAGTTGGAGAACAAGAGCATTTGTCTTCTGATTGCGCACCCGGACGATGAGGCCATGTTCTTTGCCCCCACAGTTCTCGCCCTTACGCGGCCTGAAATTGGCAATCATGTCAAGATTCTCTGCTTGAGTAGCG GTGATGCGGATGGCTTGGGGGAGACCCGAAAGAAAGAGCTGGCCAAATCTGGTGTGGTCCTCGGCTTGCGGTCCACCAGTGATGTTTTTGTGGTCGAGAAGCCCGAGTTCCGCGACAGCATGACCACGACCTGGGATGCGGGCAAGATCTCGGACCTCCTTGTTTCTGCCTTTGCGCCTCAATTGAACAAGTCAAAGGGTGCCTCATCGCCCCCCACAGCCTCCATAGATGTGCTCATTACCTTTGACGCCGGTGGTGTGTCAAGCCATCCCAACCATATCTCGCTGTATCATGGCGCCAAAGAGTTTGTCGGTGCCCTCGTGGCGGGCAAGGGGGGATGGGCATCCCCCGTCGATCTTTATACTTTGACAACCGTCCCAATAGCCCGCAAATACTCTGCTTTTCTCGACGTCCTCCCTACCCTACTGAGCTGGGCAATTGGTGCCGGCAAGAGGGATAAAAAGCACCCCGGTGGGCTCGTGTTTCTCAATGGTTTGGCTGGTCATGGTAGCTTCACAACGGCGTGGAAAGCCATGACTACGGCGCACAAGAGTCAGATGGTGTGGTTCCGTTACGGCTGGATCACTCTGAGCAGGTACATGTACATCAATGATCTCCGGCTGGAAAAGATCAAGAGAAAATAA